In the genome of Lathyrus oleraceus cultivar Zhongwan6 chromosome 4, CAAS_Psat_ZW6_1.0, whole genome shotgun sequence, the window CAGAATTTTGAAATATTCGATCACCTTTGCATGTCAGATActtctggagatgcatctccgaaataatCTGATACTAGAATCAGTTGCATGATAACACAACCATTATTGTCATTGTTGTTTTTCAACTCAAACCCTCATCAAAAAACCCTTCATTCTCGATCCATATTTTCACTCCAAATCTCCAATCTTTTGGTTCATCACATCAAAGGGAGCAATATAAGATAGAATTTCAGGTAAATATCATTTATTTCCCACTGCATTGTTCACATTAATCATgcatattttttttttgaaaaaatgagTGTCGTTTCCGAAAATGTATCTTCAGAACAAATATGAACTTTTTAGGAGATGTATTTTCGGAAATAGTCTGTGTTTAATTTCCAGCTCTGTTTTTAGTAGTGACGCttatatgatttaatttttttcATTAGATATGGTGCACTCCGATGTTTTCTCAAAACAAGTTGTTTCTCCAGATGTCCAAGGTATTGTCGTGAAGGCGGTAAATGTTGGGAACCAATTTAAAAACGAGCAAGAGTTTGAATCTTGTAATCAAATGTTTCAATGGATTCGTATGAAGACCGCTAAACTTGGATTTGATGTGGTTATTGAAAGGTTCGATAATGGTTCAGATAGAAGACGCGTTTTTGTGCAATCACGTGTGAAATAAGCGGGAAATATAGAACTCCTCTCCGGAATTTTAAAAGAGACGACACCAGTTCAAGAAAATGTGAGTGTTTATTTAAGGTTCGTGGTTACATGTGGCAAACAAAAACTGGAGATTTAATGTGATATGTGGTTTGCGTAACCACTATTTGTGTGAAAAATTAGCCGGTCATCCTAGCGTGGGTCGATTCATGTCGAAAGAGAAGGAATGTGTTGCTGACATGACATTGCGTATGGTTCAACCGAAAAATATACTTGCAACATTGAAACGAAAAAGActaaaaaatatatcaaatatcaAGCAAGTTTATAATATTCGAGACCTAACTAACAAGACGTTTTAGGGGGATAGAACTGGTGAAAACATGTGTGGTTGTTGAAAAAATAATGGATGCATGGATGCGTATAATAAATTCTTCCACAAAAGAACTACATGCCAATTTCGTTATGCATTTTaggaaagtgtgtgaaaagtaTCCTGATTTGTTGAAATATGTTGAAAGCACAATTCTTGACCAGGTGAAAGAGAAAATTGTTTGTGCATAGACTGACAATGTTAGACACCTTTAAAATACAACAACTATTGTCCAATGTAATCCAATATAATTCGACTATCTATTTGACCCTATAGTTCAATGTAATCCAACCAGAGAATGAAATTATGTTTGAGTCGGTCAGACATTCTTGGATGGATAACTTTTGTCCATCCCTAATAATACtaatttttttatgaaatttacTAATTCCTAAACTGATACAATAATTCTAACATAATGAATCTGATTTTGACCTACATTTTATGTACCATCTTATCAACATATAGTGTTCCATCTGATAGTAACATGACTCTGACCTAGTAGAAAAAAATTAGAAATATTTTTATACCAAAAAACATCAATTCCAAGCAAGGTTATCAAGATCCAAAATTTGCATGAGATTAAAAAAGATTAATAAGATCGTAACTAAGATTATAAGATCCCATCTAATTATTTTTGTGAAATGAGAGGGGTAGCAAGATCATAATTTTTTTGCATGATCCTACTAAAACAACAAATACTACTACAAATTTTAAGTATTTTTACACAATATCTTGGTAGGcaagtttatttgcaaaaataaATCTCTTTCATATTCGTAAAACATATATGATTGTGTTTTTATACTTTATTACAGTGAACATTTGTTAGACATTAAGGACATATTTGGCCAATTATTTGGAATGGTTTAAAACAAACCCGACAACTTAAATGTTTATTTTTAAAACTCAAAATCTaaaatttcatcatttcaaaAGGTAGACATTCACTACCATCAAATCATAATTGTTGTGTCTTTACATCTTGTCATCATTCTAGACTTGTAATAATGGTGTCAAAAGATGACCGATCGTGGCCAGGATCGCACAAAATCAACGTAGTCACAAGGTTATGATTTTGCAGTAATTTTACTAAAGTACACAATTCTTCTTAAGATATGAATCTTGGAGGTGAGTAAAATTGCAATATCTTAAGATTTTAAGATCGAGATCTTGGAAACATGATTACAAGTAAGGATACAACTTTGTTAAATATAACAACCTAAAAACCTGTAGTGCAAAGCTTTGTTAAATATATCAACCTAAAATTATATAAAATACAGGACATTTACTTATATACAACCAACACTAATTAATTATATCATAGGCATAAAAATTAAGAAAAGTACTATTTTGACATCAATTCCTACACCTACACCGTATGACACTATTAAAAAATAAGGTGAAAAATGACATtcataattttgatttttttctaCATCTTTCATTCACTCTTTCCAAAACAACTTTGATTAATGGTGTGTCAAAAAATTGTTAATACAATTTATAGTTTGCTTAATATGTGTCTTTTCATTAAAAAGTAGTCTTAAGTGACAAAACAAAGTTGATTAACTAGGTGTTATGAGTTAGTTAATATAGTTTATAATTTGGTTATTGAGTGTCTTGTCATCAAAAATTAGGTCTTACATGGTAATTCAACTTTCGTCAAAGTTATGTATAAAATTGGTTAATATCGTTCATAACTTGGTTAATGAGTTCtcaaacataaaaaataaaaaacttaaaTGTTAAAATAAAATTGGTTATTGGAATGCCCATATACAACTTAAATAAACATGATATAACTAAAATACAAGAAATAGAAGAAGTGTTTGGATACAACTATAATAAATAGGATACAATCACAAGGCAAAAGTAAAATAACCAAATAGGTTCACTCAAGGAGGGTTCACCCAGAAACAAGCTAGAACTAAAACAATGTCTCACTACTCACATGCTAAATCTCGAATAGACCAAATCCACTATCAACAGATCAAATCCCAACAAAAGAGGAGCAAAAGATCCACCACCACATACTAAATCAAGATAAACACTCGATTTGCAATAGGTGTAGGTAGAGGATAGGGTTCTAAATTCAAACCGTGAAGGTGCAAGAGTTCATCCCATACCTACCAAAAACCAATTCCAAGCTAAAAAAAACTATTTTCCTCCACTCCGCTCGTTGTTTTTGTGAGTCCATTAAATATGACATTATTTCGACCTTTTCAAAAAAACCATATTATAGCATGCAAAAGCAAAAGGAAACCCCGTATGCTTAACCTTACCTCATAAGCAAAGgaaaaatttaataaaaaaacacCCTAAGATCATGATGAATAACTATCTGTCACCCCAATCACCTAAAAAATTTAGACATGACCGACAAGACTATCCCACAAGTAACAAAAAGGTGCGAAGCAGTCTCAACCAATAACCCTTATAAGGGACATGAAATAATACTAGGATCAGATACAAACTCTCTTCTAAACAAGTTGACTCTTGATGAAAATCTATCTTGCAATAACTGTCAAGAGAAACCAAGATCTTAGAAGGAACCTAGCTACCCCAAATAAGGGTGAGGGCGATTTGACATTGAAACAAGAGGGGAACCAAAGAAGAGGTCAAACTTTCCCACTGGACGAGGTAAGCATAAACAATAGAAAAAGTACTTGCAATAGAGTGCTTCCTAATCCACTTATCTCTGTCTAGGTTAAGAATAACATCTATAAGCAAGTTGTGAAACTCATCAACAACGAGCAACTCTCTAATAAAGAAAGATTTCCTCCATCTAAGGTCCCAAGTCAAGATCTCATTAACCACCACTCTTAACTCACCCACCAACCCTTCCTGCTGGAGAGAGTTGGAGAATAAACCAGAATACTTGAATTTTAAAGAGGTGCTCCCTAACCACGAGTACTCCTAAAATGAAGTATGAAAATCCGACCCCATTTTCCTAACAATGCCATCAGAAAACCAATCAGGACTACACTCCTCTTTTGTCTCAAGAAAAGATATCTCTTTCCACTAGGATGAAGAGGAGCAAAAATCCCTAAAAATGAATATCTCACAATGGAGACAATCCCCGACTGAACAAAGAAATATCGAATTCACATTAACCCTAATAAAATTACTCTTAAATAATTTAATGCAAATACCTAAAGTCCTCTCAAAACCTCTAAAAATAACCTTAATACACCATAAATTCTTTTGAGAATGATCAACCATTCGAAGAGTGTCATCAACATTATTCTAAATATGTTCTTGAGGATTAAAAAGACTCTTTTACATTCCTTGCAAATTCTTTGCTATTGttaaatttagatttttttttcaaatgcGTTCATATAGATTTTTCACTTCTACACACTGTGTATTATGGCCTCAGGTGTCTGCTTCCTCTGACATCAATTATTTTGGTTGCAGTTCAGTTTTTAATTTTCTAACAATCCTAGCATTGACTGAACATTAAGGGCTCGTTTGAATCacttttgtttttaatttttaaaaagtGTATTACAAATCAGTTTTAAAAAGGTCTTTTTAGTTAGAAAATTATATAAAAATTTGTTTGgtaataatatttttaaaaactgtttttAAAATTAGAAAATTAGAAAATTTGTTTGGTCATCTAATTTTTGAAAACTATTTTTTAAAAGAGAAACAAaaataattatttcataattAAATTTTTGAAACATATTTATTATATTaagaaataaaaattaaaatacCGATGATATATTTTGTGGGAATATAAAACTCAAGCTAATATGTACATGCACatattaatttaataatttaagtacagtattatatatatatatatatatataatatatatatatatatatatatatatataatatatatatatatatatatatatatatatatattatatatatatatatatatatatatgtgtgtgtgtggtgtttttttttttttcttttcttataATATATCTGAATATATTGAATGTAATATAATCAAAAGATTTTAGGTTATATTATAACTATTTGAATAAAAgctaaaaataataatatatatatatatatatatatatataatatatatatatataatatatatatatatatatatatatatatatatatatatagatataagatataagagagagagagagagagagaagagagagagagagagagagagagagagagagagagagagagaagagagagagagagagagagagagagagagagagagagcgagagagagagagagagagagagtgagagagagagagagagagagagagagagagagagagagagagagagagaagagagagagaggagagagcgagagagagagagattaattgaaatgcactgacagtgtaaagatattttacactgtcagttaatcacaACCATTGATTTTTTAGAGAAGTTTGACTTTTTCTATAATCACATGTAAAGTAAcacaaacggatgattgtgatgtattgacagttgacagtgtaaaattttttacactgacagtgcataacaattaatctcatatatatatatattaaaatgaataaatatttttattttattaataattataatatttaaaaagaatttgataatttaaaaaattaatacataATTATCTTGTTAAGTGACAAAGATAGAATGGAGTGGGGTATGCATCAAACCACGGATGAAGTGACAAGCTAGTGGTGAGAGATTGAAGAAATAAAACAGAGTAAAAAAGTCCAATTAATTACCATTTTGCCATTAATGAAAATAATGAGTTTTGCGTGTGTTTTTATTCTTAATTCATTTGGCAATTAAGAAGCAAAATTGAAAACAAAAACATCTTTAAATTGTTTTAGTTTTTTAGATTTTAAAATTGAAAAACtgaaattaatttttaaaaactgttttaaAAAACAAGTCTATCAAACAggttttttaatttttaatatttaaaaataaaaaaactgtttttaaaaaGCATTTCAAACATGTCCTAAGTCTGTAATTTCTAAGTTGGCTTACTCTTAAACATATTCAAATTAAAATTTAAACAATGGTATGTATTATAATGCCTGTTCAAACAAAATGAGGGATCATTGTTGTTGAATTACAATAAATAAACCAAGCTTCACATTACAGAAAAACTTTGTGATGTCTTTGGGAATTGTTCCTCCTATAGTTGACCAATGATGACTTAATCATAGTTAACCTTGTCAGAAGAATGGTCTTAAGAAGTTGTAATGATTCAATATTTAAAAGCCAAGTCAGATTATAAGATAGCTTGAGTGCCAAGTTTCACATTTTTTGTTTGAATATAATCTTAATTATCCATTATGATAATTGTTCTTATGCTTTCACATTCTCTCACACTTCCAATATGTTATTAAGTTACAAAAATAATGAACCAAATTTTTAATCTACAACTTCATTACTACACACTCCTATCACAAACCTCAAATTAATATTCAACTATGTCAAACAAACAAAACCTACATTTCATCCTCACAAATAAGCCTCTAGAGATATTTCTGAAGGTACATCATATCCAAAAACCATAGAGTAATCATCCAATTCATCAGAAGTGAACTTCGGAATTCTCCGACTTTTTCCAATTTTATAGTGTTGGCCACTAGTTAACATCTCCAACACCTGTATATAAAACCAGAAAACATAAACAAAATTTCAGCATTTAGTGAAGTTTGATCTTATTGAGACACATAAACCTTAAAAGAACCAAACATGACAATttgtatgttgttgttttttGGCTCACCTCGGTCGTGGCGGGACGCCATGTGGAAGTTTGTCTGACACAGTATGAAGCTGTTAGGATTACCCTATGCAATTCTTCTGTATCATATTTACCTTCCATTTTTGGATCAGCCAGCTCAGCGATATCTCCTGTTTCCATTAGAGGCTTTGCCTGATAATATGTAGCGATCAGCTATGAAACACTGACACTGACACAGACATAGACATAAACACAGACACCAGACACGATACTCTGATATTGAATTGTCGATGCTACATTGGTATTAGGGATGAAATGAGTGGCGAATTTAGTATTTACCCATAGGAGAATGTTTTGCTTTGATGAATCAACAGGTCTTCTTCCGGTTACAATCTCCAAAAGAAGAACACCAAATGCGAAAATATCAGTTTTCTCATCCACAATGCCATGCATAAAAACCTCTGGTGCTAAATATCCAAATGTTCCCTCCACTGGGATTACAGCATGGTGAGTCCACTTGTTAGGAAGCCACTTTGCAAGTCCAAAATCTGTAATCTAATACATTCGAAATAAAGTAACTTAATCGTTAAACTTTAAGTTGTGCGCGAGTTGAATTCGGTCGAACAAAACAACGTTGGTTGAAATTGCTTATTGCTATTCTATAGTAGAATTAGTATCTCTACCTGTGGTTCATAATCAGGACCAAGAAGAACATTAGAGGCCTTAATGTCGCGGTGAATTATTCGATGTTTGCAACATTTATGAAGATAGTGGAGACCTCTTGCAACTCCAATAGCAATTTTGTACCTTATTGCCCAGTCAAGTGAATTTCCTGCTTTACCTGTTAAATTCATTTCACTGAGTTTTCAATCTCATAGGGTAAATACAGACACAGATATTTAATGTGATACTGACACGTCGAGTTCAGTAATAATTTGACGAAATAGAATTGCTGTACATGTGTTAGTGTCAGGTTTGTGTCAGATACTAGACACAGATACCTGACACGTTTTTAATCTGAAGTGTCTGTGCTACGTAGAGAAATTGTTGAAAAATGATAGTAACAATACCATGCAATGCAGTTGACAAGTTTCCATTTTGAGAATAACTGAAAATGAGATAGAGTCCATTTTCAAAGCAATAGCCTAATAAAGTCGCCGTATTCGAATGACAGACATGTCCAATAACACCTAACTCCATAAGAAACTCTTTTTCCTTGTTTGGATCTTTGTTGTCTTTGGCTAACCTCTTCACAGCAATGGTTTCTCCATCGCAAAGATCGCCTTTATATACTTCTGAGTACCCTCCTCTACCAACCAAATTATCTATTTTCACAAAAACCAAAACAAGCATATCAGAAACCCGAACTCAACGTTAACATTGACAAGATCTTTAGAGTCTATGTTATATACCTTGGTGAAAGTGATTAGTAGCATTGCAAATATTTTCATAGCTGAAGCACTTCAATAACGGTTGATGATGTATATCATTTTTCGACACGTTGAAGGTCTTTAATCTGAATGGTGAACCGAGGAATGATATTATGAACCTGAATGAGAATTGCGATTTTCTCAACTTTGATTTTCTCTTAATCTTAGAATCCGATGAAGGTGTATATGTCACGCTCGACGCTCGAGTGCTAAAAGTATCATCTTCTGTGCTATTCGATTGTCCCTCTAATCCGTCTAGTACTGTTGTTGGTGACCTGTTCTGTGCATTCATTTCTCTACCAACTGAGACCATTGTGCAACTTCCATGTACATGATCAAAGCAATACTTGGTAATTCCTTTCGAGGTTCCGATACTAAGaacaataaaaaaaaaaattcacaTTCTTGATCTTTAACACAGAAGAATGCGATAAATGTTACACGTAGTTCTAACTTACTTATTTGATCGGTTTCTTGCTCCGCGAAGGAGAAGAAAATCGGCCGAAATTGACTTGGCTTCCTTCACTAGACCATCACCTATTGTAGAACTCAATACCACTTTAGCCTCCAAATTAATCTGAAAAATGATGTTATCGTCGCCATTCTTTTACGTAAAAGGGTTAAATATATTTTTGATCACTGCATTATTACTATTATTACCTGTTTAGACCAAGAACTCTGCGCGAATTCTCCGAGCACAGATATAACATAT includes:
- the LOC127138519 gene encoding probable receptor-like serine/threonine-protein kinase At5g57670, whose translation is MELPSPSTILIGLSFDSNDSKELLSWTIRVLAKPNDTIVAVHVLVGENMKKSVSVRRRQSHLRQAKAYVISVLGEFAQSSWSKQINLEAKVVLSSTIGDGLVKEAKSISADFLLLRGARNRSNNIGTSKGITKYCFDHVHGSCTMVSVGREMNAQNRSPTTVLDGLEGQSNSTEDDTFSTRASSVTYTPSSDSKIKRKSKLRKSQFSFRFIISFLGSPFRLKTFNVSKNDIHHQPLLKCFSYENICNATNHFHQDNLVGRGGYSEVYKGDLCDGETIAVKRLAKDNKDPNKEKEFLMELGVIGHVCHSNTATLLGYCFENGLYLIFSYSQNGNLSTALHGKAGNSLDWAIRYKIAIGVARGLHYLHKCCKHRIIHRDIKASNVLLGPDYEPQITDFGLAKWLPNKWTHHAVIPVEGTFGYLAPEVFMHGIVDEKTDIFAFGVLLLEIVTGRRPVDSSKQNILLWAKPLMETGDIAELADPKMEGKYDTEELHRVILTASYCVRQTSTWRPATTEVLEMLTSGQHYKIGKSRRIPKFTSDELDDYSMVFGYDVPSEISLEAYL